The proteins below are encoded in one region of Tolumonas auensis DSM 9187:
- the map gene encoding type I methionyl aminopeptidase, with the protein MSIIIKTAEEIEKMRVACRLAAEVLEMIAPYMKAGITTEELDNICHDYIVNVQKAIPAPLNYHGFPKSTCISINHVVCHGIPSPDKKLKEGDIVNMDITVIKDGYHGDTSQMFIIGKGSIMAERLCRVALECLYLAIKMVKPGARLGDFGAAIQKHAEGHGYSVVREYCGHGIGKGFHEEPQVLHYGKAGTGAVIKAGMCFTIEPMINAGKPQCSVLKDDWTVVTKDRSLSAQWEHTLLVTEDGCEVLTLRKDEALERVLHHS; encoded by the coding sequence ATGTCCATCATTATTAAAACCGCGGAAGAAATCGAAAAAATGCGTGTGGCCTGCCGGCTGGCGGCAGAAGTACTGGAGATGATCGCTCCGTATATGAAAGCCGGTATCACCACTGAAGAACTGGATAATATCTGCCACGATTATATTGTGAATGTGCAGAAAGCCATTCCGGCACCGCTGAATTATCACGGTTTTCCTAAATCAACCTGCATTTCAATCAACCATGTGGTCTGCCATGGCATCCCCTCTCCGGATAAAAAGCTGAAAGAGGGCGACATTGTGAATATGGACATCACAGTGATCAAAGATGGCTATCATGGTGATACGTCACAGATGTTTATCATTGGTAAAGGCAGCATCATGGCAGAACGTTTGTGCCGTGTAGCGCTGGAATGTCTCTATCTAGCCATCAAAATGGTCAAACCTGGTGCGCGCCTGGGTGATTTTGGTGCGGCGATCCAAAAACACGCTGAAGGACATGGCTATTCCGTCGTACGTGAATATTGCGGGCATGGCATTGGTAAAGGTTTTCATGAAGAACCACAGGTTCTGCACTATGGTAAAGCCGGTACAGGCGCCGTCATCAAGGCTGGCATGTGTTTCACCATTGAGCCAATGATTAATGCAGGCAAACCGCAATGCAGCGTTTTAAAAGATGACTGGACTGTCGTTACCAAGGATCGCAGCTTATCCGCCCAGTGGGAACATACTTTGCTTGTTACCGAAGATGGATGTGAGGTCCTGACTTTACGTAAAGATGAAGCACTGGAGCGCGTATTGCACCATAGCTGA
- the glnD gene encoding bifunctional uridylyltransferase/uridylyl-removing protein GlnD yields MLPEQLNPDAIPDEQLTIPRCKELLSLLQAWLQEQFEAQEDVLTLVAARSEFTDLLLSRLWQKFGLDHHASLALIAVGGYGRGELHPHSDIDILVLSQKNITPAQGESISQFLTLLWDLRLDIGHAVRTLKECIQQGKEDITVATNLLESRLICGSVPTFEALQESIQPPKFWPSDAFFRAKREEQMLRHQQFQDTAFLLEPDVKSNPGGLRDIQIITWIARRQYGAMSLQEMTSFGFLNKAEYLELQDCQNFLWRVRFALHLAIQKNDNRLLFDRQRVVARMLGYPGEGNAPVEQMMKRFFQTVRHITELNEMLLQLFDEAILGNESTKTRLLNENFIVRGTHIDVLEPAVFINSPHTMLELFYQIAENPEITGIYSSCLRALRDARRSLIIPLQDLPECRERFMAILRHPRGISLPFTLMHEHGILAAYLPQWNQIVGQMQFDMFHAYTVDEHTHRLLKNIYRFQQTERAKLHPLFFETYNRLNKPELLFIAALFHDIGKGRGGDHSELGASDARNFCDLHGLDRYEGRLVAWLVKNHLLFSVTAQRRDIYDPDVITEFARAVRDEEHLGYLYCLTVADICATNDSLWNDWKGTLLKELFFATQRALRQGLESPPDMRLRIRENQRQAMLILKIQGYNESEVNLLWQQFKADYFMRHGPEQIAWHTRHIQDHVRDGKNTPLVVFGNHKTRGGSEIFLYCHDMPNLFATVAAILDHKNLNIHDAQIMTSKEGFAMDTFVVMEPNGDPVVTDRVPMIIQSLAQALSRPGYALPPSRPLSRRHRQFQVPTRVTYLPVKGDHKYSLIELVALDSPGVLARIGSVFQECELEVHAAKITTIGERVEDFFSLSRNDGLPLADDDKKKLEEKLIEKLNPSDEM; encoded by the coding sequence ATGCTTCCGGAACAACTGAACCCAGATGCCATACCCGACGAACAACTGACCATCCCCCGCTGTAAAGAACTGTTATCCCTCCTTCAAGCCTGGTTACAGGAACAATTTGAAGCGCAGGAAGATGTTCTGACGCTGGTCGCGGCCCGTTCTGAATTTACTGATCTTCTTCTGTCCCGCCTGTGGCAAAAATTCGGTCTGGATCACCACGCATCTCTGGCATTAATTGCCGTGGGTGGTTATGGTCGCGGCGAGTTACATCCCCATTCCGACATCGATATTCTGGTATTAAGTCAAAAGAACATCACGCCTGCACAGGGTGAATCCATCAGCCAGTTTTTAACGTTGTTGTGGGATTTACGTCTGGATATCGGCCATGCGGTACGAACGCTGAAAGAGTGTATTCAGCAAGGGAAAGAAGACATTACCGTCGCAACTAACCTGCTGGAAAGTCGCCTTATTTGCGGTTCAGTTCCGACATTCGAAGCACTGCAGGAATCCATACAGCCACCTAAATTCTGGCCAAGTGATGCCTTTTTCCGGGCCAAGCGCGAAGAGCAGATGTTGCGGCACCAGCAATTTCAGGATACGGCTTTTCTGCTGGAACCGGATGTAAAAAGCAATCCGGGTGGTTTGCGTGACATTCAGATCATTACCTGGATTGCCCGTCGTCAGTATGGCGCAATGTCGTTACAGGAAATGACCAGCTTTGGCTTTCTGAACAAAGCGGAATATCTGGAGTTACAGGATTGTCAGAATTTTCTGTGGCGGGTGCGTTTCGCATTGCATCTGGCGATTCAGAAAAATGATAACCGGCTGCTGTTTGATCGGCAGCGGGTGGTAGCCAGAATGCTGGGCTATCCGGGTGAAGGTAATGCACCGGTTGAACAAATGATGAAACGCTTCTTTCAGACAGTGCGTCATATCACTGAGCTGAATGAAATGCTGTTACAGTTGTTCGATGAAGCGATCCTGGGGAATGAGTCAACTAAAACCAGACTGCTGAATGAAAACTTCATCGTGCGCGGTACACATATTGATGTGCTGGAACCGGCAGTTTTCATAAATTCACCGCATACAATGCTCGAGCTGTTTTATCAGATCGCTGAAAATCCGGAAATCACCGGCATCTATTCTTCCTGCCTGCGTGCGTTGCGCGATGCCCGCCGGAGTCTGATCATCCCCCTGCAGGATCTGCCGGAATGCCGCGAGCGCTTTATGGCTATTTTGCGCCATCCCCGCGGAATATCGCTGCCTTTCACTCTGATGCATGAACACGGGATCCTCGCGGCTTATTTACCCCAGTGGAATCAGATTGTCGGGCAGATGCAATTTGACATGTTCCATGCTTATACGGTGGATGAACATACCCACCGTTTGCTGAAAAATATTTATCGCTTCCAGCAGACTGAACGCGCCAAGTTGCACCCTTTGTTTTTCGAGACTTACAACCGTCTGAATAAACCGGAACTATTGTTTATTGCCGCACTGTTCCACGATATAGGCAAAGGGCGTGGTGGCGACCACTCTGAATTAGGTGCAAGCGATGCACGCAATTTCTGCGATCTGCATGGGCTGGATCGTTACGAAGGGCGTCTGGTCGCCTGGCTGGTTAAAAACCATCTGTTGTTCTCCGTAACCGCACAGCGCCGCGATATTTATGATCCGGATGTCATCACCGAATTCGCCCGTGCAGTCCGGGATGAAGAACATCTGGGATATCTTTACTGCCTGACCGTGGCAGATATCTGTGCGACCAACGATTCATTATGGAATGACTGGAAAGGCACGCTGCTGAAAGAACTCTTTTTTGCCACTCAGCGGGCATTGCGACAAGGATTGGAAAGTCCGCCGGATATGCGCCTGCGTATCCGTGAAAATCAGCGCCAGGCCATGTTGATCCTGAAAATTCAGGGTTATAACGAATCAGAAGTGAATCTGCTCTGGCAACAATTTAAAGCGGATTATTTCATGCGTCACGGCCCGGAACAGATTGCATGGCATACCCGGCATATACAGGATCATGTCCGGGACGGAAAAAATACACCGCTGGTGGTATTTGGTAATCACAAAACCCGTGGTGGTAGTGAAATATTCCTTTACTGCCATGATATGCCTAATTTGTTTGCCACCGTGGCAGCAATTCTGGATCACAAGAATCTGAACATTCACGATGCCCAGATTATGACGTCCAAAGAAGGCTTCGCCATGGATACCTTTGTCGTGATGGAACCTAACGGTGATCCGGTCGTAACCGATCGTGTACCGATGATTATTCAGTCTCTGGCGCAGGCATTAAGTCGTCCGGGCTATGCTTTGCCACCATCTCGTCCATTATCGCGTCGTCACCGTCAGTTCCAGGTACCGACCCGGGTAACCTATTTACCGGTTAAAGGTGATCATAAGTACAGTCTGATAGAACTGGTGGCGCTGGACAGTCCGGGTGTACTGGCTCGTATCGGTTCAGTATTCCAGGAATGTGAACTGGAAGTGCATGCGGCCAAAATCACGACTATCGGGGAACGTGTCGAGGACTTTTTCAGCCTGTCACGCAATGATGGTTTGCCATTAGCGGATGATGATAAGAAAAAGCTGGAAGAAAAACTGATAGAAAAACTAAATCCATCCGACGAAATGTGA
- the dapD gene encoding 2,3,4,5-tetrahydropyridine-2,6-dicarboxylate N-succinyltransferase has protein sequence MSDLQHIIDDAFERRDSITPNSVDPIVREAVLQTIDMLDAGQIRVAEKIAGEWVVHQWVKKAVLLYFRINDNAVLQGAGTQYYDKVPLKFADYTPERFKQESIRVVPPATVRKGSFIARNAVLLPSYVNIGAYVGEGSMVDTWATVGSCAQIGANVHLSGGVGIGGVLEPLQAGPTIIEDNCFIGARSEVVEGVIVGEGSVISMGVFIGQSTRIYDRETGEIHYGRVPPGSVVVSGSLPSKCGKYSLYAAVIVKKVDAKTRSKVGINALLRSIDD, from the coding sequence ATGTCTGATTTACAACATATCATTGACGACGCATTCGAGCGTCGCGATAGCATTACTCCAAACAGCGTCGATCCGATTGTTCGTGAAGCGGTGCTGCAAACTATCGACATGCTGGACGCAGGTCAGATCCGCGTAGCAGAAAAAATCGCCGGAGAATGGGTGGTGCATCAATGGGTGAAGAAGGCAGTTTTGCTGTACTTCCGCATCAATGATAACGCTGTACTGCAAGGTGCCGGCACTCAGTATTACGACAAAGTTCCGTTGAAATTTGCTGACTACACGCCAGAACGTTTCAAACAGGAATCGATCCGTGTTGTTCCACCAGCAACCGTACGTAAAGGTTCTTTCATTGCCCGTAACGCAGTGCTGCTGCCATCATACGTCAACATTGGCGCATATGTTGGTGAAGGTTCTATGGTTGATACCTGGGCAACCGTTGGTTCTTGCGCTCAGATCGGTGCGAATGTGCATCTGTCTGGTGGCGTTGGTATCGGTGGTGTTCTTGAACCACTGCAGGCTGGCCCGACTATCATTGAAGACAACTGCTTCATCGGTGCCCGTTCTGAAGTCGTTGAAGGCGTGATTGTAGGTGAAGGCTCTGTAATTTCCATGGGCGTATTCATCGGTCAGTCTACCCGTATTTATGATCGTGAAACCGGCGAAATCCACTACGGTCGAGTACCACCAGGATCTGTGGTTGTTTCCGGTTCACTGCCATCCAAATGTGGTAAATACAGCCTGTATGCCGCTGTAATCGTGAAGAAAGTTGACGCCAAAACCCGTTCCAAGGTTGGTATCAACGCTCTGCTGCGTAGCATCGACGACTAA
- a CDS encoding LacI family DNA-binding transcriptional regulator translates to MSLKAIAQELGISITTVSRGLNGYSDVAEHTRQLIMAAAEARGYLPNASARRLKTGRTDAVGLVYPMVTAALYDPNLLDIVASITSAFADFNIDIVMVSDQEHHGHSPYVSLIESGRVDALIVMDVLDEDPRINYLQSRGHKFLSFGRCNTSKPYAWIDFDCEAGSRHAVRYLLERGHQQIAFLGGNDQRAFVNQRKDGFIKEMQAAGIPLPEHYILQFARNRRSGLAAMKEILAYKDRPTAILIDSGMLADGAIMATEQAGLVPGEDISFITYDDLPPDTLSNCQMTSIQLSTSEKKSKQIAAMTLALIQGEKPENLHVLWEPEIVEGNTVKDLRLAF, encoded by the coding sequence ATGTCACTGAAAGCTATTGCTCAGGAATTAGGTATTTCGATCACCACAGTCAGCCGTGGTCTCAACGGCTATAGTGATGTTGCGGAACACACGCGTCAGCTGATCATGGCAGCAGCCGAAGCACGGGGTTATTTACCGAATGCCTCAGCCCGTCGTTTGAAAACCGGCAGAACCGATGCGGTTGGCCTGGTTTATCCGATGGTTACCGCCGCACTGTATGATCCGAATCTGCTGGATATTGTCGCCAGTATCACCAGTGCCTTTGCGGATTTTAATATTGATATCGTCATGGTATCGGATCAGGAACATCACGGGCATTCCCCCTACGTTAGTCTGATAGAAAGTGGCCGGGTCGATGCGCTGATCGTCATGGACGTGTTAGACGAAGATCCCCGTATCAATTATCTGCAATCACGCGGCCATAAATTCCTCTCCTTCGGTCGTTGCAACACCAGCAAGCCATATGCCTGGATTGACTTTGACTGCGAAGCCGGAAGCCGCCACGCTGTGCGTTATTTATTAGAAAGAGGACATCAGCAAATAGCTTTTCTGGGTGGTAATGATCAACGGGCATTCGTCAACCAGCGCAAAGACGGTTTTATTAAAGAAATGCAGGCTGCCGGTATTCCGCTACCTGAACACTATATTCTGCAATTCGCCCGCAATCGCCGGAGCGGACTGGCGGCAATGAAAGAAATTCTTGCATACAAGGATCGGCCTACCGCTATTCTGATAGATAGCGGTATGCTGGCCGATGGTGCAATCATGGCAACAGAACAAGCAGGACTGGTACCCGGGGAAGATATCTCTTTTATTACCTATGATGATTTGCCACCGGATACACTTTCAAATTGTCAGATGACAAGCATACAACTATCCACTTCCGAAAAGAAAAGCAAGCAGATTGCAGCTATGACGCTCGCTCTCATTCAGGGTGAAAAACCAGAAAATCTGCATGTGCTGTGGGAACCTGAAATTGTCGAAGGCAATACCGTAAAAGATCTGCGCCTCGCTTTCTGA
- a CDS encoding alpha-galactosidase, translating into MKENVVHLQGKTSDLIIQTSPAVEILYWGDKISGVDAAAIQAVRRAVPNGRLDVDTPVTISPEQGRGVFSSPGMEGHRQGLDWSPVFNFKSIRQDNNNLLLTTEDPIAGLRLVCELNLDPKTDVLQVRHTLTNLKPENYQVDRFAVTLPLPERADELMAFHGRWVREFQPHRVKVKHGGYQQENRRGRTSHEYFPGLMQGAAGFSEQQGEVWGFHLAWSGNHRLRSDVKTDGRRFVQAEALYFSGEIVLAEGESISTPWVYATYSALGLNGMSHAFHQFVRDQIVHFPEDKPRPVHLNTWEGIYFDHDPEYIMQMASRAAELGVERFIIDDGWFKGRNNDLAALGDWYLDTKKYPNGLEPVVSHVRGLGMEFGIWVEPEMINPDSDLFRAHPDWLLAVDGYQQPTGRYQYVLDLQKPEVFDYLLERMDNLLGSYDIAYVKWDMNREVVQPGHDGYAALDGQTKALYDLFDELRQRHPKVEFESCASGGGRIDYEILKRTHRFWTSDNNDALERQHIQRGMSYFFPPEVMGAHIGGRHCHCTRRTHSIGFRGLTALFGHMGVELDPVKESAEERAGFTHYIALHKQIRPLLHSGKVVRIDHHDAALQINGVIAQDQSSAVFLFSQLAMPTYTLSGTARFDGLDPAKQYRLTVLDQPANLRTGGIMKKLPLWLEEETTLSGAWLAKAGIALPVMDPESAMLIKLEAV; encoded by the coding sequence ATGAAGGAAAACGTAGTTCATCTGCAAGGCAAGACGTCTGATCTGATTATTCAGACCTCACCTGCCGTTGAAATTTTATATTGGGGCGACAAAATTTCCGGTGTCGATGCGGCGGCGATTCAGGCAGTAAGACGCGCAGTACCGAATGGTCGTCTGGATGTTGACACTCCGGTGACGATCAGTCCGGAACAAGGCCGTGGCGTATTCAGCAGCCCGGGTATGGAAGGTCACCGTCAGGGACTGGACTGGTCTCCGGTATTCAATTTCAAATCGATCCGGCAGGACAACAATAATCTGCTGCTCACCACTGAAGATCCGATTGCTGGTTTGCGCCTGGTGTGTGAATTGAATCTGGATCCAAAAACCGATGTATTGCAGGTTCGCCATACCTTAACCAACCTGAAGCCTGAGAATTATCAGGTGGATCGCTTCGCGGTGACCTTACCGTTGCCGGAACGTGCTGATGAGCTGATGGCATTCCATGGTCGCTGGGTTCGTGAATTCCAGCCGCACCGCGTGAAAGTCAAACACGGTGGTTATCAGCAGGAAAACCGTCGTGGCCGTACTTCTCATGAATATTTCCCTGGCTTGATGCAGGGTGCTGCCGGTTTTAGCGAACAACAAGGTGAAGTCTGGGGCTTCCATCTGGCGTGGAGTGGTAACCATCGCCTGCGTTCTGACGTGAAAACCGATGGTCGCCGTTTTGTACAGGCGGAAGCACTTTATTTCTCCGGTGAAATCGTTTTGGCGGAAGGCGAAAGTATCAGTACTCCATGGGTCTATGCCACTTACAGTGCTCTGGGTCTGAATGGCATGAGCCATGCGTTCCACCAGTTTGTCCGTGATCAGATCGTGCACTTCCCGGAAGACAAACCACGTCCGGTACATCTGAACACATGGGAAGGGATCTATTTTGATCACGATCCGGAATACATCATGCAGATGGCCAGCCGGGCCGCAGAGCTGGGTGTGGAACGTTTCATTATTGATGATGGCTGGTTTAAAGGCCGTAACAATGATCTGGCCGCATTGGGTGACTGGTATCTGGATACCAAAAAATATCCGAATGGTCTGGAGCCAGTCGTCAGCCATGTCCGTGGCTTAGGTATGGAATTCGGGATCTGGGTTGAACCGGAAATGATCAATCCGGACTCCGATCTGTTCCGTGCACATCCGGACTGGTTACTGGCTGTTGACGGCTATCAGCAACCGACCGGTCGTTATCAGTACGTGCTGGATCTGCAAAAACCGGAAGTTTTCGATTACCTGCTGGAACGCATGGACAATCTGCTGGGCAGCTATGACATCGCTTATGTGAAATGGGATATGAACCGCGAAGTCGTTCAGCCGGGTCATGACGGTTATGCGGCACTGGATGGTCAGACGAAAGCACTGTATGACCTGTTCGATGAGCTGCGTCAGCGTCATCCGAAAGTAGAATTTGAATCTTGTGCGTCCGGTGGTGGTCGTATCGATTATGAAATTCTGAAACGCACTCACCGCTTCTGGACTTCTGATAATAACGATGCGCTGGAACGTCAGCATATTCAACGAGGGATGAGCTATTTCTTCCCACCGGAAGTGATGGGCGCGCACATTGGTGGTCGTCATTGTCACTGTACCCGTCGCACACACAGCATTGGTTTCCGCGGTCTGACTGCACTGTTTGGTCATATGGGTGTCGAACTGGATCCGGTCAAGGAAAGCGCCGAAGAGCGTGCCGGTTTTACCCATTACATTGCACTGCATAAACAGATCCGCCCATTGCTGCACAGCGGCAAAGTGGTACGTATCGATCACCATGACGCTGCACTGCAGATCAATGGCGTGATTGCTCAGGACCAATCCAGTGCGGTGTTCCTGTTCAGTCAGCTGGCGATGCCAACTTATACTCTGTCCGGCACTGCCCGTTTTGATGGACTTGATCCGGCAAAACAATATCGTCTGACGGTATTGGATCAACCGGCCAATCTGCGTACCGGTGGCATTATGAAAAAACTGCCATTGTGGCTGGAAGAGGAAACCACTCTGAGCGGTGCCTGGTTAGCAAAAGCCGGGATTGCTCTGCCGGTGATGGATCCGGAAAGCGCTATGTTAATCAAATTGGAAGCCGTGTAA
- a CDS encoding ABC transporter substrate-binding protein produces MKQHTFKVSLLSLCVAGVLGMVPHAFAADAEPAALPKGQPFPGQGKAMLLSQKDLMEYKALPSYSEPEWVNKLVKEGKLPEVKDRLPKEPMVFNSKGMPDGPGVYGGVFRMVSGGRPEGWNYNAGKNSGWGGTEYTVAECLTRTGPLTTIKKEEQTPLPNLAKSWEWSDDGKQLTMHLIEDAKWSDGKPFSSDDVMFLWNDNILDQHVTAWANADTYGKGTTLEAVDKNTIRWTFKEPRPTQYLYSMAFFRMCPGPAHVLKQFHPKYNKEATYSSYANALPADKVPVVTMGAWAPVYHKADQMIVLRRNPYYWKVDEKGQQLPYMDELRFKLSTWTDREVQTVAGNADYANMENPTNYVESIKKSKQADSPARLDFSPRFLGWSLFMNLSEDLGATDEREKAIRLLNRQLKFRQAISHAIDRNALGQTMVRGPFSRPYAGGLYPEGMVNDGSVVYYGYNPKLAKELLADVGLQDTDGNGIVNWTDGPTKGQDLEITMVTPDGPGETSLSEGLVSMLREVGIKVIPRPMQGAQVDAALGASAYDFFIRRNDNEYIQPVQLAEALAPVHDQTPYWHKGTKAKPQNLLPFEKDLVSLINQFQHEPDLSKQLEILNKYNKVFTENVYHVGLVSVPGALILNKRLKNVPPGTPIMSFQWAEDSIMRERIWIDPKSAPVEELMPGKLPE; encoded by the coding sequence ATGAAACAACACACATTCAAAGTCAGCTTATTGTCACTTTGCGTTGCAGGTGTTCTCGGTATGGTGCCTCATGCCTTTGCCGCAGACGCTGAACCAGCCGCGTTACCGAAAGGACAACCCTTCCCAGGACAAGGGAAAGCGATGTTGTTGTCGCAGAAAGATCTGATGGAATACAAAGCGTTGCCTTCTTATTCAGAACCGGAATGGGTGAATAAGCTGGTTAAAGAAGGCAAGCTGCCAGAAGTGAAAGATCGTCTGCCTAAAGAGCCGATGGTATTCAACAGCAAAGGCATGCCGGATGGTCCGGGTGTGTATGGTGGTGTATTCCGCATGGTTAGTGGCGGTCGTCCGGAAGGCTGGAACTACAATGCCGGTAAAAATTCAGGCTGGGGTGGCACTGAATATACCGTTGCAGAATGTCTGACCCGTACTGGTCCGCTGACTACGATCAAAAAAGAAGAACAGACTCCGCTGCCTAACCTGGCAAAAAGCTGGGAATGGTCTGACGACGGTAAACAGCTGACTATGCATCTGATTGAAGATGCTAAATGGTCGGATGGTAAGCCATTCTCATCCGATGACGTGATGTTCCTGTGGAATGACAACATTCTGGATCAGCATGTTACGGCATGGGCGAACGCCGATACGTATGGCAAAGGCACCACGCTGGAAGCCGTGGATAAAAACACCATTCGCTGGACCTTCAAAGAGCCGCGTCCGACCCAGTATCTGTACAGCATGGCGTTCTTCCGTATGTGCCCGGGACCTGCGCATGTGCTGAAGCAGTTCCATCCTAAGTACAACAAAGAAGCCACTTACAGCAGTTACGCCAATGCCTTGCCTGCGGACAAGGTTCCTGTTGTCACTATGGGTGCCTGGGCGCCGGTCTATCACAAAGCCGATCAGATGATCGTGCTGCGTCGTAACCCTTACTACTGGAAGGTTGACGAAAAAGGTCAGCAACTGCCTTACATGGATGAGCTGCGCTTCAAACTGTCTACCTGGACTGATCGTGAAGTACAAACCGTCGCCGGTAACGCTGATTACGCCAACATGGAAAACCCGACCAACTACGTTGAGTCGATCAAAAAATCCAAACAGGCGGACTCACCGGCACGTCTGGATTTCAGCCCGCGCTTCTTAGGCTGGTCGCTGTTTATGAACCTGTCTGAAGATCTGGGTGCGACCGATGAACGTGAAAAAGCGATCCGTCTGCTGAACCGTCAGCTGAAGTTCCGTCAGGCCATCAGTCATGCGATTGATCGTAATGCGTTAGGTCAGACCATGGTGCGCGGTCCATTCTCACGTCCGTATGCCGGTGGTCTGTATCCGGAAGGTATGGTGAATGATGGTTCCGTTGTGTACTACGGTTACAACCCGAAACTGGCTAAAGAGCTACTGGCGGATGTGGGCTTACAAGACACCGATGGTAACGGCATTGTGAACTGGACTGACGGCCCGACCAAAGGTCAGGACCTGGAAATCACCATGGTGACACCAGATGGTCCGGGTGAAACGTCACTGTCGGAAGGTTTGGTATCCATGCTGCGTGAGGTCGGTATCAAGGTGATCCCTCGTCCGATGCAGGGTGCTCAGGTTGATGCCGCTTTAGGTGCCAGTGCTTATGACTTCTTTATCCGTCGTAACGATAACGAATACATTCAGCCGGTTCAGTTGGCCGAAGCGCTGGCCCCGGTACACGACCAGACTCCGTACTGGCATAAAGGTACCAAAGCCAAGCCACAGAATCTGCTGCCGTTTGAAAAAGATCTGGTCAGCCTGATCAATCAGTTCCAGCACGAGCCGGATCTGAGCAAACAGCTGGAAATTCTCAACAAATACAACAAGGTATTCACTGAGAACGTCTATCACGTTGGTCTGGTTTCTGTTCCGGGGGCGTTGATCCTGAACAAACGTCTGAAAAACGTACCGCCAGGAACGCCAATCATGAGCTTCCAGTGGGCAGAAGATTCCATTATGCGCGAGCGTATCTGGATCGATCCGAAATCTGCTCCGGTTGAAGAACTGATGCCAGGCAAACTACCTGAGTAA
- a CDS encoding ABC transporter permease → MFGFIIKRLLAAIPLLLILSMISFFLIQIPPGDYADRVKSQAVTMSGMSEQDAQQMADKYREEHGMNDPLPVQYIRWVGNIVTKGDFGDSYTYNKPISQLIMDRLPMTLLIALMCHFGSTVIGTLLGIFVATRQYSIADTLVTIFAFIGMTTPRFVLALIMLYLLVFHFGSTNVAALFSPEYTMAPWSLAKFGNLLVHIWPVLLVAIFGGMAQNLRVMRSNMLDVMQAQYVETARAKGLSPMRVLFRHIVPNALHPMIMFQGVALPYMIAGELEIAIVFALPTVGPLIVQAMQDQDVFVVASCMLILATTLVIGNLIADITLALLDPRVRLS, encoded by the coding sequence ATGTTCGGTTTTATCATCAAGCGCTTGCTGGCTGCGATCCCTTTGCTGCTCATCCTCAGCATGATTTCGTTCTTTCTGATTCAGATCCCTCCGGGAGATTATGCCGACAGAGTAAAAAGCCAGGCAGTTACCATGTCCGGAATGAGCGAGCAGGATGCTCAGCAAATGGCGGACAAATATCGTGAAGAACACGGTATGAATGACCCGCTGCCGGTACAGTACATCCGCTGGGTCGGCAATATTGTCACCAAAGGGGATTTCGGCGATTCTTATACTTATAACAAGCCCATCAGCCAGTTGATCATGGATCGTCTGCCGATGACCTTGCTGATAGCACTGATGTGCCATTTCGGTTCCACCGTGATCGGTACTTTGCTAGGTATTTTTGTTGCCACGCGGCAATACAGCATTGCCGATACGCTGGTGACTATCTTCGCGTTCATCGGCATGACAACACCCCGTTTTGTACTGGCGCTGATCATGCTCTATCTGCTGGTGTTCCATTTCGGTTCTACCAACGTGGCCGCACTGTTCTCGCCTGAATACACCATGGCACCCTGGAGTCTGGCTAAATTCGGCAACCTGCTGGTACATATCTGGCCGGTGCTGCTGGTGGCTATCTTCGGTGGTATGGCGCAAAACCTGCGTGTGATGCGTTCCAATATGCTGGACGTCATGCAGGCGCAATATGTTGAAACTGCCCGTGCCAAAGGGCTGTCACCGATGCGGGTGCTGTTCCGTCATATCGTGCCGAATGCACTGCATCCGATGATCATGTTCCAGGGTGTTGCCCTGCCCTACATGATTGCCGGTGAGCTGGAAATCGCGATTGTATTTGCCCTGCCAACCGTCGGCCCATTGATTGTCCAAGCCATGCAGGATCAGGACGTCTTCGTCGTCGCTTCATGCATGCTCATCCTGGCTACCACACTGGTTATCGGTAATCTGATTGCCGACATTACACTGGCCTTGCTGGACCCTCGTGTCCGTCTGTCCTGA